Genomic window (Acidimicrobiales bacterium):
GGGCTCGTCGACAGGTTGAGCATGTCAGTGGTGTTCGTGTTGCTCTCTTTTCCCGGCCTCGCCCTCGCCCTGATGATCATTGGTCTGCTCGGCCAGAGCCTAGGTGTGGTCAGCATCGTCCTCAGCCTGGCGGTCGTCGCACCAGTGGCCCGTCTGGCCCGGGCAACGACTCTCTCCTTCGCTGAGCGTGACTTTGTGTCCGCCGCCCGGGTGCTCGGAGCGACCGACCGCCGGATCATGGCAAGGGAGATTCTGCCCAACGTCCTGATCCCTTTGAGCGCACTGTCGCTTCTCGGCCTAGGCCTAACCATTGTGGGCGAGGGCGGACTGGCCTACCTGGGCCTCTCGGTGGAGAACGGGTTCTCGTGGGGGAAGATGATTCAACTCGGCGCTGCTCCTCGGACACTCCGGACCGGCCCGTGGGTGGCATTCACCCCGATCGGGGCCATGTTCTTGACCGTTCTTTCGCTCAACTTCGCTGGCGACCGTTTGCGCGACTACTTCGATGTCCGCGAAGTCGGTATAAGTGGGCGTTGAAATGGCCGGCCCGTTACTGACAGTTGCCGACCTTAGGGTTGGTTTCCGCACTGAGCAGGGTGTTGTCCGGGCCGTGGACGGTGTGTCCTTCGACCTCGAGCCCGGCGAGTCGATCGGCATCGTGGGCGAGTCCGGCTCGGGGAAGACGGTCACCGCCAAGGCCCTCATGAACCTTCTGCCCTCCTACGCACAGATCGAAGGAACGGTCACTTTCGACGGACGAGATGTGTTTGCCATGGCTGCTAGAAGAGAGAAGCATTTCTGGGGGGTTGAGATGACCATGATCTTCCAAGACCCCATGACGTCCCTCAACCCGGTCAAGAAAATCGGCGAACAGATTGCCGAGTCCCTGCGAGTCCACCTATCTCGGGGGCGGCGGGAAGCTTTGGTTGAAGCCGGCGATTTGCTTGAGCAGGTCGGCATCCCTGAAGCCGGCAAGCGCCTCACCCAGTATCCGCATGAACTCTCAGGTGGGTTACGCCAACGGGTGGTGATCGCCATGGCTCTGGCCTGTGGACCCCGTCTGCTGATCGCCGATGAACCCACCACGGCGCTCGACGTCACAGTCCAGAAGCACATCCTCGACCTTCTAGACGACCTCCGCAGAGACCGCGGCATGTCCATGATCCTCATCACGCACGACCTTGGAGTGGTCAAGGGCCGGGCCGATGAGATCATGGTCATGTACGCCGGCCACACCGTGGAGGAGGCCCCCACAGACACCCTGTTTGCCGAGATGCGCCACCCCTATACCGAGGCGCTTTTGGAGACCATCCCCAAAATTGATACGCCTAGCCACACCCGACTGGTTCCTATCCCAGGACGGCCCCCTGAGGTGATCGAGATACTCGACGGGTGCCCGTTCGCTCCGCGATGCCGGTATTCGACCATCAGGTGTCTTACTGACAGACCGGGTCTCAGCTCTCAGGGGGCAGGTCACACGTGCGCCTGCCACGCCCCGGTCGGCACCCCGTTGGGCAGCGA
Coding sequences:
- a CDS encoding ABC transporter permease → MTVKSGTALVTEEGTGPNDVVQRRLGPGFWIPIGWITLMVGVALLAPILPIADPEETGVGGRLDPPSWDNWFGTDTNGRDMFARTIWGARVSLVVGFVALVVGFVIGGTIGVIAGFFRGLVDRLSMSVVFVLLSFPGLALALMIIGLLGQSLGVVSIVLSLAVVAPVARLARATTLSFAERDFVSAARVLGATDRRIMAREILPNVLIPLSALSLLGLGLTIVGEGGLAYLGLSVENGFSWGKMIQLGAAPRTLRTGPWVAFTPIGAMFLTVLSLNFAGDRLRDYFDVREVGISGR
- a CDS encoding ABC transporter ATP-binding protein, translating into MDGVSFDLEPGESIGIVGESGSGKTVTAKALMNLLPSYAQIEGTVTFDGRDVFAMAARREKHFWGVEMTMIFQDPMTSLNPVKKIGEQIAESLRVHLSRGRREALVEAGDLLEQVGIPEAGKRLTQYPHELSGGLRQRVVIAMALACGPRLLIADEPTTALDVTVQKHILDLLDDLRRDRGMSMILITHDLGVVKGRADEIMVMYAGHTVEEAPTDTLFAEMRHPYTEALLETIPKIDTPSHTRLVPIPGRPPEVIEILDGCPFAPRCRYSTIRCLTDRPGLSSQGAGHTCACHAPVGTPLGSEARAANESAGITAAGLDMAEFKVQTGATLGVGD